The window TGACCTGTAACAAACATCAGCAGTAAACTACACAAGAAGTAGGATGGGAGTGGGAGACGTATGGGTGACTGAGgatgggaggaagaggaggaggaggaggaatgtaAGGGAAAGTCAACACCACTGAATAAGTGAAAATTGCTAACGACAAATGACATCAGAGACAGTCATGATTGATCGCTGGATGACAATCAGAGTCAATCCAGAGAACAAAAGAATGAGATTCCAAATCTCCGACCCCCTCTTGTTATCTTTGAATATCTAAACAAAATCTCCACCGTTGTTTCTTTGCACGAGTGTGCGAGCAAATCGATCTCACACATGGAAACACCAGGTGGGTTTGGATAGTTGCAGGGGCGTATTATTTATGATGCAGCGTTTGTAGATCCTACATTAAACACTACTGCTAAAAACAGCATAAGTGACCCCTTAAAACAGTGACAAAGAATCCACGCAGAGGATCATGGAGCTCTGCGACAGTCACAGgatcaaaaacatttaattctcttgtaatttatcttttttaagCCTAGTATTTATGTACACAACATTTATAATTTCTCTGACAAGGCCACATTTCTGCATTATTGTGTGCCATTGCTGTAGTTTTCACCAACGCACTGCTGTCATCACAACAGTACAGGTATCGTTCTATTATGCAAGTGCCTATATATATTAGAAGAGACAATTAAGGTTATCAAATGAAAATCTGGCCAGATTAATTTAGTTCCATAATGAAGAAACACAGGTTATGTCCCATTTGATTTGCCAAATGAGATGAAGGTCTGTTTAGGAGGAGTAGAGTTTTGGACTTGTTAGTAAATGCTGAATAATACTGTCACAGTAAAAGAGATGTAAACTAGTATATTAGTGAGTTTTTGCCCTTTCTCACAGGGCGTCAGGTGAATATTAGCGCTCTATGACATGAGCGGATGTGATGCGCTGTAAATAGGTCTCTGAGGGGTGAGCTGTGGAGTGACATTCTTATTCTGAACTCAGGAGGCAGacagtgcaaaaacaaaatttcacaATCACTGCGTGTGGCTAAGGGCACCTGACGAACCACTTCCGTCGACCTGCATGAACCCGACGTGCATTTAAGCGCTCAAACTAGTTTTTTAGTGAGGATGTtggtgtgtgtccatgtgtgtgtgtgtgcgtgtcttttATGTGGTTGCATAACAAGTCTAGAGGCAAATGATTCATACAGAATTTTTGCATAATCCTCAATTGACATAATAAAATCTACTGTGCTCTTAGTAGAATATcttttataaaaatgatttggGCAGCACAAGTTAGCAGTGATTACGAGTCAGTGAATCATCAAACATTCAGCTTTGATTGTTTGACCTCCATCTGTCTCCTGTCTGgattaaagtacattttgtgcACAAACCCGTTGTCTCTTGCTGCATACggtacacacatgcatacacaccaACGAACCTCGCCATGGTGACATCTTTTATAGCATGCTGTGACTTGCTATAGCATGCTTAAAAATAGCATAGTGGGAAGTGGGAAAAGACTGACACAAgctaaagaaaacacaaattgaCAGAGGGGGTTTGGTGCGTCACATTTTCTTCCACATGATCCCAAATCCTGCACCGTTTCTGTCCTCCACTCTCCCATCCTTTTATCTTAGTGTACCATCCCTTGCTCCCCAAATTCAGCCagattttgcatttttcagatcCAGCCCGTTGGCTATACCCGACTCTCCCCCGGTGATGTGCCTGCCTCCCCTCCAATTGCCCCTCCCTTCACCGAATCCCCATGTCCCATCCTGCTCCTGCAGACTTCCCGTAGCCTCCCCCACTGATAGCCTGTGAAGGTGGGGCTGATGGGGATGTACTTGAAGATGGGGTATCTGCGGATGAAGTCCATTCCAAATGGCAGGTCGTAAGATCTCATCCCTTCCAGCTCTGCTGCACTTAGACCAGAGCCACGTTTCAGCTTTCTGATGCCTCGTTCTTCGGGAGAACCTGAGGAGAAAGGGGGGAGAGATTAATTATGATGGCCACAAATTGAAGTGACAAGTAGGAACACGAACAACATGAACTGAGGAGCCTTCCTATGTCGCTTTAATCTTATGACCTTTCAGAGGACATAGACGCTTAAAGGGAAAAGCCATCGTAAAGTATAAATCATCCGTGTGTCCGCCCATCGATCCTATGTTGCTTATCTGCGTCCATGTTGCAGTGGctgtcctcctcctcagccacGTCATCCAGATCTTGCCTGGGATCCTGAGATGTTCCCAGGCCAAATCGGATATATAATCGCCCCAGCATGTTCTGCCCTTATATACCCGTACCTGCTTGGCAGTCAAAGCCACATTATTTATGATTTCCTTCCTTTACATAGTTCAGTGTCTTCTACAAAGTTTGATAATCATTTCTTAActataattacattatattgatACAGTATCATCAATATCATCCAAACTCTAAATTTTACAGCACAATGCATATTCTGTTTTAGGGTTTATTTCTTTCTAACAACATCAAGTGTTAAGCAGAATGGATTGAATGCCTCACCAGGGATGGTATTGTCCAAAATGAAAGCGGCGGAGCCTCCGACAAACATGGCAGTGGTGAGGAGCACGTTCAACACTTGGTCAACCCCAACTATGCCTGAAAAAGAACGAGAAGAAAGGTCAGTAAGTGActgaaatatgtatttgtttgtaaaGGGGATGTGAAACAAAACTGATATCTGTAAGCAACCTAATTCTAGTCATGCCGTATGTTCGgtaaattaatttattcacaGTCATTTGTTGATCATCCATCCTAAAGAGAAAGCAATAGACAACTACTAACAGAGAAAGTTGAGTTGGGGATGTAACACCTAATGTTTGCAGTTTTATAAGATGTAATAAATCATAAGTGTCCTGTTTAACTTGAACAAAGAAATCGTCTCAAATGTTGGAGGAATTGCAGCTGTGGCTGTAAAGATGAGGAAGAgtttgtacagaaaaaaaaaagttggttgCATGGGCTCATTTTATcccagaaaaaacaacacagagcaaaacaaagGCATTGTAAATACTGTCAGAAAGAGAGTTGggaaaaacaagttatttccatcgcaagaaaaacaacaatatccCACCTACAATATGACATGCACGGCTAAGAAGTAACAATAGAGAAGTCATACACCGCAGACTACATGTCCTAAAACCTACAGCGGGAATGCAATAACAGATGACATAAATGTGTTATTACATTcatataattactttttttgatgcttaaatgcttaaaaatgtttcttagCAACACAATATGACTGAATGTTAATCTTGTGCAAAGGCATATTTAAAAATCTATCTTTCCATTAATCATTACAGAGTTAATGTGACAACTAATCTTAATGCTTATTTCAGGTGACAGTGAACGCCCGACCCCAGTTTGTCTACATGTGGGTTTCTCTTCCCTCCACTCACCTGTGACCAGCGGGTTCTGTTTGAGGTAGCTCGGCAACATCAGCCCGAAGAAGATGGAGAAGCCCAGAACAAAGAGGTTCCTGGAGGAGTTGAGGTCGACAAACTGTAGGTTGGACAGTCCCACCGCTGTGATCATACCGAACAAGGTGCAGAAGAGAGCTCCCAGGACAGGGTCAGGCAGAGAGGCAAACAGGGCGCTGAATTTACCCACAagccccagcagcagcatcatggCAGCTCCATACTGGATCACACGTCTGCTGCCCACCTGGAGGACGGATTACAGATCAGCGGGATGTTAGGGAGCCAGTTGGAGCGTGTTAGGAAGCTTTGATAAACTCAGTCCCCTATCCGCTCTGCCTCCATTTGTGGCGGATGGTTCGGCATGTTAGCAGCCACCCAAAACCAGCGAGTGTGGCGGGTTAGAGGACAATGAAACCTTCCGACAGACAGTAAACGTCAGTGCTGACTTGTCATTCTCCACCACCCCTTACTGGAAGCACAAGTGCTGGATAATGGAGGTATTGGATTACTCTCAATGCATTCTCATTGTGggtttaaaaatcacaaaaaatgcagttaaaaaaagtaaaaaagaaccATCGTTTTGTGCTCAGCTACATAAATTagatttatcttgtttttatatattatattgaaaCAAGAGCACAAAATGTATCATATAGCCAATGCTACATCTACAGTTAAACAGGGCATAATAAACAGTGTGCATGGATACTAGGTACTATCAGTATCCATGGTGACTCATCATCATGTCAGAGGGTGGTGAGTGTATcccagtttatttatttatactcgCTCCCTTCAAGGAGGGACACTTGGTATGAAGGCTTAGTGGGTGGAGACTGGTTTGGGGAAGGACCATTGtgttaagtttatttatttgtacaatCAAAGCATTGCTGCATTTTGTTGTACTTGATTTTTTGATTGTTGCTGATATTGTGGTGAGCATTACGATGTTTGACGTCTGTCCTGTCTTTAACTGTAATATTCTTAGTTGTTGCTTTATTTGTTTGACAAATGCCACAGACACGGAAAGATTTtctaaaatgattaaaaacaaaactaaccaATGGTAAAATTGTTATAATAACTCAATAAGTGtgtgcaggagaggaaggagaagaataAACAGGAACAATAAGAGCAGatacagtaaaaacaggaacatagagtcaaaaacaaaacacagaataaagaaAAGGTTAAATAAGTAATGGTGTTAGTTACCTTTGTAATTCCCAGAACGCCTATATTTGGACTGGAGGAGGTTGAACCATTTCCTGTCCCGAAAAGACCATCCAGCACACAGGAAATACCCTCTACAAATATTCCCCTACAGACACAGAAGATAAACAACCCAATTACAGTATCTTCCAGAGAGTAAACTACCCGTGCCCTTTTCTCACAAACAACAACCATATTAAAGAGTAAAAGGAGGAGTAGAAATGAAAGTTACCTATTGATGGCATGGATGGGAGGTGGAGGAGCACAGGAGAGACGGGCGCAGGCGTAATAATCGCCGATCGATTCGATGATGCTGGCAACCACCGCACTCATCATGCCGATCACACCCGCAGCAGTGACTGTAGGGAAACCCCACTGGACTGCAGCGGTAAAAACACAGTGTGCGTCAAAACTGAGAAACAGCTGCATCTGAACAGAGAACATCTCAAAAATAATACTTAACCACATCACCACAGTTCCTTTAGTCGTTGTCAGAAAACACCAATAACACCTGCCTTTCCCCTAACTACTGTATGTTACATTACTGACTATTCATCTcagcaaaaaaacatcagaatatGTGAAATGTGGGCAACTCTAAATccaggaaaaatgctttttgtacATACTGAAGTGACAGCAGAGCAATATTTTTGAAAGCTTTCATGTTTCATGCGTAGCAGAAAAATGAACTGCAGCGAAAATCAGCGAATCTGACGTGTATGAAAAGGTCCCTTTCAAGTCCTGACACCTGCCTGCAGCTGCTGGGATTATCACAGCTAAAAAGGAGATGAGGCATAACACTGACAACCCCTTTTCTACAGCCCGTTCTCATAAACAAACTTACAGGGATAAGGGATCTTGAACCACGGTGCCGCTGCTATGATTCCTTGGCGTGCGTCTGTGCGGGCGTAGAAACCGTACTTGTCCTTCACAGGTGGGAAAACATCCGTCACAGTGAAAATGAAGCATAACAGCCACGAAACCAGGATGGCCATGATGATCTGGGTGcaagagaaatgaaaacaattactttttaaatgatacTTTTAGACACGTTTTAACATAAAGAGgaaataagtgaaaaaaaaaattgttgcagaGTGTTGCGTAATGTTTCCAAGGCTATGGCATGTTGGCAGCTACAAAAGAGAGTCCACTTTAACATTTCTATGATAAAAAGTGACCcaataaaaatcaaaagaaCAGTGGGATGTTCTTTGGGgagacagcaaaaaaaaaagactgatggGCAACTTTATTGTGAGtttaaaaagaaagtgagaTATCCTTTGTCTGCTGAcagttttcatgtttaatatATCACCACCAGAGGGCAGGAGGAGGCTGATTTACAGTCTGCACAGTGGCACACAAAGCAGAAAACCTCTTAACCTTCCAGAGAGAATGAGATTAGCTGTGTTGAATAATTTGTGACTGTGATGGGAACTCGGGAGCTTGTAATGGAGCGCAGTTGTAAAGGAACTGAAGGTCACTTCATTAAGCCAAAGAGCAGAATATTTACTGAGGAAAAAGTTCACAGTTgctaaaagataaaaaaaaaaaagtgtgtgtgtatttttttttgagAAGGTCTGTACTTACAGGGAACATTTTGAAGACCTGCAGCCTATAGGAGGTCCAGCCTTTCTTTGCTTTGTAGATCGGCAGAGGGAAGTGAACATTTCTGGCGTACTGTGAGAAGAGCAGCACCAAGAAGATAgtcctgcagacagacacaatCCTCAGTTTGGTGTATCATATTCAGAGTAAAGTGTCTTCTTATTcattattcttcttcttcaggaAGACAACGTGAATTTCAGCAACAACTTATCCCGTTGTATGAACATTGTTCCACTTCCTCCTGCCTCCATCTGACTACGACCCCGGAGGCTTCAGAAACAATCAATTATCTTAACCGCATCAGAAAGAGCAAATCAGTGGCAATAACAAGCACATATCCTCTGTCCCTGTGGAGCCAGGGGAGAGAAAAGGCCCTCCAGCTACAGTGTAAACAGCCACAACACAGCAGGAACTGATGTCATACCACCTGAACATCACAGCTTTGAAGTGGATCTTCCCCATGAGTCAGTGGCCTGTATCTTTATAGTCTGTATATGATCCAGTATGTTCTTTTCAAGTAAAATGAGTCAAAACCCAGTATATGACTGGACcatgtatggtcaatgtgtgaaattgtggccaatcTGTTACAGGGGtgagtcagtgtttgtgtctataatgtgaattcctagatattaaatgttcatctgcattTTCTGTAATGGTTCCAGTTACATTTGCTGGTTAAGTGTATTGAtgtagcatatcacatgacatggttaagcaacGTTtgagtaataataaaaaaaaaaaaaaatttccactcatatcttgggatgtttgatttgaaagagaactgctctttcatctgtttcactctgctgATGTCTCTCGTATTTCACTTttcattgagtgttttgtcagagtgattgtTATTTGTGGTGCTTTAACTCTGTgctctccctcatgcctctatgttccttttttctgcctctttcctggttgatgatcatggaggctgcggtggaaattataaataaaaagtttgacaccgttttgggtgcaaattcaggaagCTTATCTCCACACAGTAAccgcagttacagtcaaatcaagcgcacctgcagagcagctgccccacactaaactgatataacagctacatgagtttCATGTCTTACCTGTAAGactcatgttttaatgctgctgttCATCATTTGATGAGAGaacgtcagagaaataaaaagcttgcgttctggtattagttcagttattaAGTCCAAACGCACCACGGAGCATCTCTCCTGCCGGCtactgacagcgctgtcagcccCAGCCCGAGAGTCGATCACACTTGACAGTAGAGACGATGGTACGTGTCTGTTtaaaacaggagtttagccaactccactgcatttaacaccagagCTGACAGCTTCAGagaggaaactccaacactgggctctctgcaccAATGGTGTAATCtcatcactcacacactcacggACAACCacggttatagggctggtctgtgtctggtccagccaaaaaaatgCTTTCTTTCTGTCCCAAGCTCTTTCCCCAGACCTCTTTTCTGCTCAATTAAGAGAGCCAAGAATATTCtcagacatcttttttttttgcacatttagaCTACACAATGTTCTCTCTGTTGAGGAGGGAATCTAGAAAGGTTGTTTTGTTGGTGCAATTAAAGTGAATCGGTTGTGTGAAGAGAATCCGCTACAGGCTAAGTATTAAATACTTGGCTGTAAGACTCATTGCAGTTTCTTATGAACAGTTTGAGTGATTTCCAATAGTGGTAGTGTTTCATAGCAGAAAAGAAGTCAAAATGTTTATAGAAACTCATTTCCTGCAGCTTTTTACACTACAGTTATCCATCTGTATGCTCAGTATGTTCCAATTTTCCCCCAAAATATGGCTAAATGCACCTGCTGCCCTGTTGCACTTTGACAATCTGGAACATACAAAGCAAACAGAGCAGCAACACTTTTAGGATGTTTTTGTTGACGCCTGCATGTGAGTCTGGACTTACAGCATAGCGATGCCCCAGTGTTTTCCAGCTCTCTCCCCTGCGGCCTGGAAACCAGACAGGCCGATGAGGGCTACAGTAGGGGTGATGGTTAGAGGTCCAATGTACTTCAGCAGAATCCCGGGTAGACCCAGCGCCCCAATACACACCTCGACCAGGGACGACACGATGATAGCTCCTTGAATctgacagagaaggagaaaagggtCAACGAAACAAAAAGTTttagataataataatcagaagGTAGCATTAGCCACCTTTAGACGGTACAACGACAATCATATAAGTTTATTGCACATCACATTGTGCTAGACACCTATAATAAAATCACAATCTCAGTCAGACTGCACGATATCAATTTGAGACGTGTCAGATTGTGCGCTGAATGTCCAGTGAACTGTAGCACTATGATGTAAATAGAGAGAAGAATATGAAAGCAGAGGCACGTTTTCAGCTCACTCATATGTttcaaaaagtcacaaaattatttttcatttcaactcCATCATTTTGGTTTTTGCGTGCCATGAACGTATTAAGGAGAACAAGTGTTTTC of the Thunnus maccoyii chromosome 9, fThuMac1.1, whole genome shotgun sequence genome contains:
- the slc23a2 gene encoding solute carrier family 23 member 2 isoform X3, translating into MGVGKNTTSKSMDSSSEGGKYEEETKHGADFYPIPVVVNGVSGASGDQDTENTELMAIYTKDTQGAEKSSMSETLDSTDSVDARRMDMIYTIEDTPPWYLCVFLGLQHYLTCFSGTIAVPFLLAEAMCVGFDQWATSQLIGTIFFCVGITTLLQTTLGCRLPLFQASAFAFLAPARAILSLDKWKCNSTAIPAMNGTELLHTEHIWHPRIREIQGAIIVSSLVEVCIGALGLPGILLKYIGPLTITPTVALIGLSGFQAAGERAGKHWGIAMLTIFLVLLFSQYARNVHFPLPIYKAKKGWTSYRLQVFKMFPIIMAILVSWLLCFIFTVTDVFPPVKDKYGFYARTDARQGIIAAAPWFKIPYPFQWGFPTVTAAGVIGMMSAVVASIIESIGDYYACARLSCAPPPPIHAINRGIFVEGISCVLDGLFGTGNGSTSSSPNIGVLGITKVGSRRVIQYGAAMMLLLGLVGKFSALFASLPDPVLGALFCTLFGMITAVGLSNLQFVDLNSSRNLFVLGFSIFFGLMLPSYLKQNPLVTGIVGVDQVLNVLLTTAMFVGGSAAFILDNTIPGSPEERGIRKLKRGSGLSAAELEGMRSYDLPFGMDFIRRYPIFKYIPISPTFTGYQWGRLREVCRSRMGHGDSVKGGAIGGEAGTSPGESRV
- the slc23a2 gene encoding solute carrier family 23 member 2 isoform X2 translates to MLPAAQLDRSDGMCQLDKAALDDVIGLTDSSAVLIPERDKGGTEREHEEEDIEDVRMGVGKNTTSKSMDSSSEGGKYEEETKHGADFYPIPVVVNGVSGASGDQDTENTELMAIYTKDTQGAEKSSMSETLDSTDSVDARRMDMIYTIEDTPPWYLCVFLGLQHYLTCFSGTIAVPFLLAEAMCVGFDQWATSQLIGTIFFCVGITTLLQTTLGCRLPLFQASAFAFLAPARAILSLDKWKCNSTAIPAMNGTELLHTEHIWHPRIREIQGAIIVSSLVEVCIGALGLPGILLKYIGPLTITPTVALIGLSGFQAAGERAGKHWGIAMLTIFLVLLFSQYARNVHFPLPIYKAKKGWTSYRLQVFKMFPIIMAILVSWLLCFIFTVTDVFPPVKDKYGFYARTDARQGIIAAAPWFKIPYPFQWGFPTVTAAGVIGMMSAVVASIIESIGDYYACARLSCAPPPPIHAINRGIFVEGISCVLDGLFGTGNGSTSSSPNIGVLGITKVGSRRVIQYGAAMMLLLGLVGKFSALFASLPDPVLGALFCTLFGMITAVGLSNLQFVDLNSSRNLFVLGFSIFFGLMLPSYLKQNPLVTGIVGVDQVLNVLLTTAMFVGGSAAFILDNTIPGSPEERGIRKLKRGSGLSAAELEGMRSYDLPFGMDFIRRYPIFKYIPISPTFTGYQWGRLREVCRSRMGHGDSVKGGAIGGEAGTSPGESRV
- the slc23a2 gene encoding solute carrier family 23 member 2 isoform X1, with the translated sequence MLPAAQLDRSDGMCQLADKAALDDVIGLTDSSAVLIPERDKGGTEREHEEEDIEDVRMGVGKNTTSKSMDSSSEGGKYEEETKHGADFYPIPVVVNGVSGASGDQDTENTELMAIYTKDTQGAEKSSMSETLDSTDSVDARRMDMIYTIEDTPPWYLCVFLGLQHYLTCFSGTIAVPFLLAEAMCVGFDQWATSQLIGTIFFCVGITTLLQTTLGCRLPLFQASAFAFLAPARAILSLDKWKCNSTAIPAMNGTELLHTEHIWHPRIREIQGAIIVSSLVEVCIGALGLPGILLKYIGPLTITPTVALIGLSGFQAAGERAGKHWGIAMLTIFLVLLFSQYARNVHFPLPIYKAKKGWTSYRLQVFKMFPIIMAILVSWLLCFIFTVTDVFPPVKDKYGFYARTDARQGIIAAAPWFKIPYPFQWGFPTVTAAGVIGMMSAVVASIIESIGDYYACARLSCAPPPPIHAINRGIFVEGISCVLDGLFGTGNGSTSSSPNIGVLGITKVGSRRVIQYGAAMMLLLGLVGKFSALFASLPDPVLGALFCTLFGMITAVGLSNLQFVDLNSSRNLFVLGFSIFFGLMLPSYLKQNPLVTGIVGVDQVLNVLLTTAMFVGGSAAFILDNTIPGSPEERGIRKLKRGSGLSAAELEGMRSYDLPFGMDFIRRYPIFKYIPISPTFTGYQWGRLREVCRSRMGHGDSVKGGAIGGEAGTSPGESRV